The nucleotide window ctttctctctccctcacttccttgATCTCACTCAATCtgtctttttccttctctctatcaccctctcacccctcccccttctctctctcacacactacctctctcccccatcttatATCTTGCGTccgtgctctctccctctctcgctttccctccatctgtttctcttccttccACTGCCATGGTATAGGAAAGTTCTGGCATGTCTCTGACCTGCACCTGGACCCCACCTACCACCTGACAGAGGACCCCACCAAGGTGTGCTTCTCCTCCAAGGGCGTCCCAGCCTCCCATCCAGGCTTGTTTGGAGACTTCATGTGTGACTCACCTTACCAGCTCATCCAGTCTGCCTTCACACACATCAGAGAGGCTGGCCAGCAGGCACAGTTCATGATATGGACAGGGTGTGTGCTTTAACATCCAAccaactgggagtcaggtggctgagtggttagggaatcgggctggtaatcagaaggttgccggtcatTGCCGGGAATTGTGACGTTGgaataatgacgttgtgtccttgggcaaggcacttcaccctatatgcctcaggggaatgtccctgtacttactgtaagtcgctctggataagagcgtctgactaaatgtaatgtaaatgtaaccacaTGATGACCAGagtattcattcatttgttcCCCTGAGTTTCATCTAGAACCTTGGTGTAGAAAGGTGGTGATTGGTTTGTGTGTCAGCTGATCATGTTCAAATGGTGGTAATtacactttgtgatgtgaatgtCATCATCTAGGCCTATGCTTCTCAATACATGTTACTTGCATGGGGATGTTTGTCCTAGCACTCTATGCTAGTTTCAGATCATTTCAGATGACCGTTGTAGTTCCTTTATTAAATTATCAGTGTAGCAGGTTTTAGTATATTATTGCAACATCCTTACAATTTGTGGAATTGAATCTGCCAGTCCCAGAATGAGGAAATGTCTGTAGAAATCTCCATGATAAGACTCTAGATTAGAATTTCAGCTGAGCGTAAATACATTTAGCAATGGAACAGCATGGTTGCACAAAAGCCATGGATCATTGATACTGGACCCAGAGCAGTGAAATAGAAGTTTACAATCTTGCCATCATAACATTGTGACACAAAAAGGACTGAATAATGTCTGTATTTGtctctggggggtgggggggggggggggcgtgggttgAGACAGGTTTTCTAAAAACATCTCTGTGGCTGGGATGAGAAAACTGACATTGACATTGTTCTCATGGATGTGGCCTATTCATATTATAGAAGGTGTTCCTATTGGTATAACATATTTTCGGATTCATGTTACAACATGTCTTATGTCATTACCGTCTaattcctcctctccacagaggCATTCGATTGCTGAGAAAGCTGCATTCAGCTGTACATGTAATAAACATGTATTAAGTTTAAtaagcatgtaataacagtccTGTCTGTCCCCAGGGATAGCCCCCCTCACGTCCCAGCAGGAGAGCTGTCTACAGACATGGTGGTCCAGGTGATCAGTAACATGACTCAAACCATCAGACACTACTTCCCTGACCTGCCTGTCTACCCCGCGCTCGGAAACCACGACTATTGGCCGCAGgtatctctttctcccacacTATTGGCCGCAGGTATCTCTTTTTCCCACACTATTGGCCGCAGgtatctctttctcccacacTATTGGCCGCAGgtatctctttctcccacacTATTGACTGCTGGTAATTTCTTTTCACTTGCTATTTGCCATATAAACTTTCCTCACTCAAATGTTTTTCCTCTTATATGAATGGCCACTGATATTCTGACTAGTCTCCAGCAGTTTTCAGTACATGCTAGATTTAAATGATATATTGAGTACACAGTGTGTGATATATTTAGTACACACTGTAAATAAACAGTACATTCATATTGTTTGTATTCAGCTAATGTATAATTTCTTTATTGTTTTGTTAAGCTGTGACGTGCCCTTCTTTTCAGGATCAGTATCCCACTTCCACTAATGCTATCTACCAGGCTGCTGCCAAGCTGTGGCAGCCCTGGTTAAAGCCCTCCTCTCTGCAGACCCTCCGAGAAGGTAGAGTGAGACAATACatctgtgagagtgagagagagagaaatatagacaACCCCTGACCCTGCAGATTCTTATAGAAACTACATATGGAGAGTGATGGAGATGACACTGACAACGAGAGTGATACGGCATAGATATGTCCAACACAGAGAGTGAAATAGAAAACCCTAATCCAGCAGAGCCTCAGAGGGTTAGCTAGGGTGTCTGGTATTACTCTGCAAGTCCATCTCAGAATGTTATTTCTTGGAATCAATGGTTTAATTATTACATTCATAGCTGTTACATTGTCATATGATTCTTGCTATTGAACCCATTACACCGTAACAGTCTCACTGAACGTGAGTCCTTTTAATCCAATACACATCAGCCAGCCTATCAGCACAGGATTCTTAGGTCCCATGTTGGAAATGATAATCTGGTGGATCTTCTCCCTACAGGTGGTTTCTACTCCCAACTGGTCCAGTCTGGCCTTCGTCTGGTCAGCCTGAATACTAACCTGTACTATAGCCCTAACAAGCAGACCCTCAACACCACAGACCCCTCTGGGCAGCTACAGTGGCTGCAGGAGACCCTGGAGGGTTCTGTTCAGGCCAGGGAGAAGGTAACTCGGACAGGACACCAGATTTCCGTCTAGCAAATACCTATTTTACTAtctatattttctatttttaGCTATGTATGTCTGCAAATAGTtttttgtctcctctcctctcaaggTGTTTGTGATAGCTCATGTCCCCGTGGGGTACCTGCCCTGGGCTCGGGACACCACAGCCATCAGAGAGATCCACAACGAGCAGCTGGTCTCAATCTTCAGGAAATACAGTGACATCATTGCTGGACAGTTCTATGGCCACACCCACAGAGACAGCATTATGGTCCTACAGGATGAACAAGGTTGGTTCgaagaacaggaagtgaaatagGCTTCTATGTATAGCATAATAAGCATATAGACAAACATAGTTAAAAGTTGTTATATAGGTAATATATTACAAAGCACCCACATAGTTTGTCagtttatttgtatgtttttagaAGGGAAAATGTACAgttaaaataatacattttggACTGGAAAATCATAGTCCTCGTTATCATCAAGCTCTTTTGGATCACAGTAGGCAGGCAAACAGGATATATCTGTCATCATCACACTGACAGTAAGTAGTTCATTAGGAGGTTTGTTCCATAACATAAGTCATTCTTCATTTACTAGCCTTAAAGTCTTCATGAGGTGGTAAACCAAtgctcgcacacatgcacatatgcacacacacgttctaggcacacatacccccacacaccgatactcacaaacacaaacacacacacactgtgaccttCTGTGTACCCTTTGCAGTAATGATGCATAATAAGATCATGTTATTGAGCAGCCTCTGGCTAACTACTCAGACAATCAGACACTCCGTCAACATGACC belongs to Osmerus mordax isolate fOsmMor3 chromosome 8, fOsmMor3.pri, whole genome shotgun sequence and includes:
- the smpdl3a gene encoding acid sphingomyelinase-like phosphodiesterase 3a, with the protein product MGFVSCLSLFGLQLYFVNAAPVEPLETAHLRGVGKFWHVSDLHLDPTYHLTEDPTKVCFSSKGVPASHPGLFGDFMCDSPYQLIQSAFTHIREAGQQAQFMIWTGDSPPHVPAGELSTDMVVQVISNMTQTIRHYFPDLPVYPALGNHDYWPQDQYPTSTNAIYQAAAKLWQPWLKPSSLQTLREGGFYSQLVQSGLRLVSLNTNLYYSPNKQTLNTTDPSGQLQWLQETLEGSVQAREKVFVIAHVPVGYLPWARDTTAIREIHNEQLVSIFRKYSDIIAGQFYGHTHRDSIMVLQDEQGKPVNSLFVSPAVTPIKSVSEPYSNNPGFRMYLYHPQDYTLLDVWQYYLNLTEANQSQRSDWKLEYSLREAFDLKDLQPESLFQLASSFQDQPSKTFPKYFTHFMVSYNSSIECEDDCKLTQLCAVLYLDQDSYSKCIKQGK